The Burkholderia ambifaria AMMD genome has a segment encoding these proteins:
- a CDS encoding Lrp/AsnC family transcriptional regulator produces MTDALDSFDRKILNIVQRDCTATADAIAERIGLSTSAVQKRLKRMRTEKIISAEIAVVDRAAVGRPMTFIAAIEIERENYETVARFREWSKAHDEIQQIYYVTGSVDLIAIITAHDVEAYDRLSARIMQSNPMIRRINTNVVLSAVKVGLFVPVDKDGDDEPPTT; encoded by the coding sequence ATGACCGACGCACTCGACTCCTTCGACCGCAAGATCCTGAATATCGTCCAGCGCGACTGCACCGCGACTGCGGATGCCATTGCCGAACGGATCGGTCTGTCCACGTCGGCCGTGCAAAAGCGGCTGAAGCGCATGCGCACCGAAAAGATCATTTCGGCGGAAATCGCGGTGGTCGATCGCGCGGCGGTCGGCAGGCCGATGACGTTCATTGCGGCAATCGAGATCGAACGCGAAAACTACGAGACGGTCGCCAGGTTCCGCGAATGGTCGAAGGCGCATGACGAAATCCAGCAGATCTACTACGTGACCGGCTCCGTCGACCTGATCGCGATCATCACCGCACACGACGTCGAGGCGTACGACCGGCTGTCCGCGCGGATCATGCAGAGCAACCCGATGATCCGCCGGATCAACACGAACGTCGTGCTGAGCGCGGTCAAGGTCGGACTGTTCGTGCCGGTCGACAAGGACGGCGACGACGAACCGCCGACCACCTGA
- a CDS encoding DMT family transporter: protein MFVASSPLVAWSIVVASGVLEVVFSVTMKLSDSYTKVLPGGISIVAAVLSVWLMSLTLTVLPLGDAYAVWAGIGAAGTALVGIVWFHEPAVLGRLVCMALVVVGIVGLQLQEGV from the coding sequence ATGTTTGTCGCCTCCAGTCCGCTTGTTGCCTGGTCGATCGTTGTGGCTTCCGGTGTATTGGAAGTCGTCTTCTCCGTGACGATGAAGCTCTCCGACAGCTACACAAAAGTACTGCCCGGCGGGATATCGATCGTGGCAGCCGTACTGAGCGTGTGGCTAATGAGTCTCACATTGACAGTCCTCCCGCTGGGAGACGCTTACGCTGTCTGGGCAGGAATTGGTGCAGCGGGAACGGCGTTGGTCGGCATCGTCTGGTTTCATGAGCCCGCCGTCCTCGGGCGGCTGGTCTGCATGGCTCTCGTCGTCGTGGGCATCGTGGGTTTGCAACTGCAGGAAGGCGTCTAG
- a CDS encoding GMC family oxidoreductase — protein sequence MSAGEINEARATRSVGEFDYIVVGAGTAGCAVANRLSEDDDVSVLLIEAGGKDNYHWIHIPVGYLYCIGNPRTDWRYKTRDEAGLNGRALSYPRGRVLGGCSSINGMIYMRGQREDYDEWARVTGDSSWQWDSVLETFKKSEDYHGGASDVHGAGGPWRVEKQRLKWDILETFAQAAEQTGIPATDDFNRGDNTGVGYFDVNQKHGIRWNASKGYLRPVSKRGNLTILTNAQTRRLLFDNKRCAGIEFRLGDEPRIAKAKREVILCAGAVNSPQLLELSGIGSAERLAKLGIEVVQDLCGVGENLQDHLQLRMAFKVEGVRTLNTLSAYWWGKLMIGLEYGLFRSGPMAMAPSQLGVFAKSDPNDKTLTRPDVQYHVQPLSLERFGEPLHPFDAFTASVCQLRPSSRGSVHITSNDPLIAPSIAPNYLSTEEDRHVAANALRLTRRIVAAPALERFHPQEILPGIQFQTEEELQYAAGNVGTTIFHPVGTCRMGRADDPGSVVDSRLRVRGVSGLRVVDASVMPTITSGNTNSPTLMIAERASEMIRADRKREGRLAETIRGGVLST from the coding sequence ATGTCGGCAGGAGAGATCAACGAAGCCCGGGCGACGCGGTCGGTTGGCGAGTTCGACTATATCGTGGTCGGAGCGGGTACGGCTGGCTGCGCGGTCGCGAATCGCTTGAGCGAGGACGACGACGTATCCGTGCTGCTGATCGAGGCGGGTGGGAAGGATAACTACCACTGGATTCACATTCCGGTGGGGTACCTCTATTGCATCGGAAACCCACGGACCGACTGGCGTTACAAAACCCGTGACGAGGCGGGACTGAACGGCAGGGCGCTGTCCTATCCGAGAGGCCGGGTTCTGGGTGGATGCTCGTCGATCAACGGCATGATCTATATGCGAGGTCAGCGTGAGGATTACGACGAATGGGCGCGAGTGACGGGCGATTCGTCCTGGCAATGGGACTCGGTGCTCGAAACGTTCAAGAAGAGCGAGGACTATCACGGCGGTGCAAGTGATGTTCATGGTGCCGGCGGCCCGTGGCGCGTAGAAAAGCAGCGGCTGAAATGGGACATTCTCGAAACGTTCGCGCAAGCCGCCGAACAGACCGGCATACCCGCAACGGACGATTTCAATCGAGGCGACAACACCGGCGTCGGATATTTCGACGTCAATCAGAAGCACGGCATTCGCTGGAATGCGTCGAAAGGTTATCTTCGGCCAGTATCGAAGCGGGGGAACCTGACGATTCTGACGAACGCGCAGACCCGTCGACTCCTGTTCGACAACAAGCGCTGCGCCGGAATCGAGTTTCGTCTCGGCGACGAACCGCGCATTGCCAAGGCAAAGCGTGAAGTGATCCTGTGTGCCGGCGCCGTCAATTCTCCGCAATTGCTCGAATTGTCGGGAATCGGGAGTGCCGAGCGTCTGGCGAAGCTCGGAATCGAGGTGGTGCAAGATCTGTGCGGTGTCGGCGAGAATCTGCAGGATCATCTGCAATTGCGCATGGCCTTCAAGGTAGAAGGTGTGCGGACCCTGAACACACTCAGTGCTTACTGGTGGGGCAAACTGATGATCGGCCTCGAATATGGGCTGTTCAGAAGCGGGCCGATGGCGATGGCGCCGTCGCAGCTCGGCGTGTTTGCGAAGTCGGACCCGAACGATAAGACGCTGACGCGCCCCGACGTTCAGTACCACGTGCAGCCGCTGTCGCTCGAACGGTTCGGCGAACCGCTGCATCCGTTCGACGCATTTACAGCGTCCGTTTGTCAATTGCGACCGTCGTCGCGCGGTAGCGTGCACATCACGTCCAATGATCCGCTGATCGCGCCGAGTATTGCGCCCAACTATCTGTCCACGGAGGAAGACCGCCACGTCGCGGCCAACGCGCTGCGGCTGACGCGGCGCATTGTTGCGGCACCCGCGCTCGAGCGGTTTCACCCGCAGGAAATATTGCCCGGCATTCAATTCCAGACTGAGGAGGAGTTGCAGTATGCGGCCGGCAACGTCGGAACAACCATCTTTCATCCGGTTGGAACCTGCCGGATGGGTAGGGCGGACGATCCGGGCTCGGTCGTCGATTCCAGGCTTCGCGTGCGTGGCGTGAGCGGCTTGCGGGTTGTCGATGCGTCGGTCATGCCGACGATCACATCCGGCAACACTAATTCGCCGACGCTGATGATCGCGGAGCGCGCTAGCGAGATGATTCGTGCAGATCGAAAGCGGGAAGGCCGGTTGGCGGAGACAATTCGCGGCGGAGTATTGTCGACATGA
- a CDS encoding ABC transporter permease, protein MKTHVPRFAPYMSTPEIVWHYALRSANVVVLLFLILPILAIIPLSFNENSFLVYPIHGFSFRWYHNLFTSTDWARAGANSFIVTPIATIVATVLGTLAALGLNKASFRGKGLLVAILISPMIVPVIVTGVGMYLLFARWGLAGTYTGLIFGHTVIAAPFVVITVNATLAGFNQNYVRASLSLGASPVRTFFAVTLPIIAPGVISGALFAFATSLDDVVITMFIAGPTQGTLPLQMFIGIRENITPTVAALASIFIVFSSLLLITMEWLRSRSVARQAST, encoded by the coding sequence ATGAAAACTCACGTGCCGCGTTTCGCACCCTACATGTCGACGCCGGAAATCGTATGGCATTACGCACTGCGATCGGCAAACGTCGTGGTGCTACTGTTCTTGATTTTGCCGATCCTGGCGATCATTCCGCTTTCGTTCAACGAGAACTCATTTCTCGTCTATCCGATACACGGATTCTCGTTCAGGTGGTATCACAATCTGTTCACGTCCACGGACTGGGCGCGCGCCGGCGCAAACAGTTTCATCGTGACGCCGATCGCGACGATCGTTGCGACCGTCCTGGGAACGCTGGCGGCATTGGGATTGAACAAGGCGTCGTTCAGGGGCAAGGGTTTGCTGGTCGCGATCCTGATCTCGCCGATGATCGTCCCGGTCATCGTCACCGGTGTCGGGATGTACCTGCTGTTTGCACGATGGGGACTGGCTGGAACGTATACCGGCCTGATATTCGGGCATACGGTGATCGCCGCGCCGTTCGTCGTGATCACGGTCAATGCGACGCTTGCCGGCTTCAACCAGAACTATGTGCGAGCGAGCCTGAGCCTGGGGGCATCGCCGGTGCGAACATTCTTTGCCGTTACGTTGCCGATCATTGCGCCAGGGGTGATTTCCGGTGCGCTGTTTGCGTTCGCTACATCGCTGGACGACGTCGTGATCACGATGTTCATCGCCGGTCCGACGCAGGGAACGCTTCCGCTTCAGATGTTCATCGGGATTCGCGAAAACATTACGCCCACGGTCGCTGCGCTCGCGTCCATTTTCATCGTCTTCTCAAGTCTGCTGCTGATCACCATGGAATGGCTGCGTTCCCGATCCGTCGCGAGGCAGGCGTCGACCTGA
- a CDS encoding ABC transporter permease produces MSTITSRQQSWHTRQLKRSLRAVQFRKEIVALGLVAPLVLFILLVFVMPVASMISRSIQSPEVVDALPKTTSALRHWDGKSSVPAEAYRALVLDVESNGGDNDTGTAAGRLNGLKDGFRSLFYKTTSALPFTDNDVAISAQDMQKRLIEVDPRWADTSYWQAIASVSSRYTSQYLLATIDYREGADGRIVSVENGASAYRAVFMRTFVISGLVTLAALVLGYPLAYWISILPARKANLVMILVLLPFWTSILVRISAWIVILQGAGLVNKALMALQVISTPLSLLFNRTGVLIAMTHILLPFMILPLYSVMKSIPSSYTKAAISLGSHPFGAFWKVYVPQTLPGVCAGGLLVFITSLGYYITPALLGGAGDQMVSYYIAYFTNVALNWGMACALGAVLLLVTLVLFALYRRIVGSEIKVA; encoded by the coding sequence ATGAGCACCATAACTTCTCGGCAACAGAGCTGGCATACACGCCAGCTCAAGCGGTCGCTGCGAGCCGTTCAGTTTCGAAAGGAGATCGTGGCGTTAGGACTGGTGGCGCCCCTCGTTCTGTTCATCCTGCTTGTGTTCGTGATGCCGGTCGCATCGATGATTTCTCGATCGATCCAAAGTCCCGAGGTGGTCGATGCATTGCCGAAGACGACCTCCGCATTGCGCCACTGGGATGGCAAGTCCTCCGTTCCTGCCGAGGCTTACCGTGCGCTGGTGCTCGACGTGGAGAGCAACGGTGGCGACAACGATACCGGTACCGCGGCCGGTCGGCTGAACGGGCTGAAGGATGGATTCCGGTCGTTGTTTTACAAGACGACCAGTGCGCTTCCTTTCACCGACAACGATGTGGCGATTTCCGCGCAGGATATGCAAAAGCGGCTGATCGAAGTGGACCCGCGCTGGGCCGATACGAGCTACTGGCAGGCGATCGCAAGCGTATCGTCCCGTTACACGAGCCAGTATCTCCTTGCCACGATCGACTATCGTGAGGGCGCGGACGGCCGCATCGTGTCGGTCGAGAACGGCGCGTCCGCATACCGCGCGGTGTTCATGCGGACCTTCGTGATCAGCGGGCTTGTGACGCTTGCGGCGCTGGTGCTGGGTTATCCGCTTGCCTACTGGATCTCGATTCTGCCGGCTCGAAAGGCGAATCTCGTCATGATCCTGGTACTTCTGCCGTTCTGGACGTCGATTCTCGTGCGGATCTCGGCGTGGATCGTCATTCTCCAGGGGGCGGGCCTCGTCAACAAGGCGTTAATGGCGCTGCAGGTGATTTCGACGCCCCTGTCGCTCCTGTTCAACCGGACGGGGGTGTTGATCGCGATGACGCACATCTTGCTGCCGTTCATGATCCTGCCACTCTACAGCGTGATGAAGTCGATTCCTTCGAGTTACACGAAAGCGGCAATTTCCCTCGGCAGTCATCCTTTCGGGGCATTCTGGAAAGTCTATGTGCCGCAGACGCTTCCCGGTGTCTGCGCGGGCGGGTTGCTGGTATTCATTACCTCGCTGGGCTACTACATCACCCCGGCGCTGCTCGGTGGCGCCGGCGACCAGATGGTCAGTTACTACATCGCTTATTTCACCAACGTGGCCCTGAACTGGGGGATGGCCTGCGCGCTCGGTGCGGTCCTTCTCCTGGTGACGCTGGTGCTCTTCGCGCTCTATCGAAGGATCGTCGGTTCGGAAATCAAGGTGGCCTAG
- a CDS encoding polyamine ABC transporter substrate-binding protein, whose protein sequence is MKSNSKTICAALLASLSMAAFADGLTTVNYGGAAGNAQKAAWVDPFAKESGIATHAIQYTGDMAKVKAMVEARNVTWDVLEVEAADVGRGCQDGLFEKLDWPRIANKSDLMAGAATPCAAGTFVWSTVLAYNPALTKGAPQGWKDFWDVKKFPGKRGLKKEARYNLEFALMADGVAPKDVYTVLGTSAGVERAFKKMDELKPYIQWWEAGAQPPQFLIAGDVAMSTAYNGRIDAAVREGNKNLGIAWDQSIYELDFFVIPKGSKNKEAAEKYISYVLKPQAQVAFAQKIPYGPTNKAALKMLDAATQAALPNSAKNGKTAIPNSVEFWTDHGDALEQRFTAWAAK, encoded by the coding sequence ATGAAATCGAATTCGAAGACGATTTGCGCCGCGTTGCTCGCGTCCCTGTCGATGGCAGCTTTCGCCGATGGTCTCACGACCGTCAACTATGGTGGCGCGGCGGGGAATGCCCAAAAGGCGGCGTGGGTGGACCCGTTCGCGAAGGAAAGCGGCATAGCGACGCATGCCATCCAGTACACGGGTGACATGGCCAAGGTCAAAGCCATGGTCGAAGCCAGAAATGTCACCTGGGATGTCTTGGAGGTGGAAGCGGCGGACGTCGGTCGCGGATGCCAGGATGGTCTCTTCGAGAAACTCGATTGGCCCAGGATCGCCAACAAGAGCGACCTGATGGCCGGAGCTGCCACACCTTGCGCGGCCGGCACGTTCGTGTGGTCGACCGTGCTCGCGTACAACCCCGCGCTGACCAAGGGTGCGCCGCAAGGCTGGAAGGATTTCTGGGACGTCAAGAAATTTCCGGGAAAGCGGGGGTTGAAGAAGGAGGCACGTTATAACCTGGAGTTCGCGCTGATGGCTGACGGGGTGGCGCCGAAGGACGTCTACACGGTGCTCGGCACGTCCGCGGGTGTCGAACGCGCGTTCAAGAAGATGGACGAGCTCAAACCCTACATCCAGTGGTGGGAGGCTGGCGCGCAGCCGCCACAATTCCTGATTGCGGGTGACGTCGCGATGTCGACCGCATATAACGGTCGCATCGACGCGGCAGTGCGTGAAGGAAACAAGAATCTCGGTATAGCGTGGGATCAGAGTATTTACGAACTCGATTTCTTCGTCATTCCGAAGGGATCGAAGAACAAGGAAGCGGCCGAAAAATACATCTCGTATGTGCTCAAGCCCCAGGCACAAGTCGCGTTCGCGCAGAAGATTCCGTATGGTCCGACCAACAAGGCAGCGCTGAAAATGCTCGATGCGGCAACACAGGCAGCGCTTCCCAATTCAGCGAAGAATGGCAAAACCGCCATTCCCAACAGTGTCGAGTTCTGGACGGACCACGGCGACGCACTGGAGCAGCGCTTTACGGCTTGGGCCGCGAAGTAA
- a CDS encoding ABC transporter ATP-binding protein has protein sequence MHDPTQALVSFRHVKKTYDGETLVVKDLNLEIQKGEFLTLLGPSGSGKTTCLMMLAGFEYPTDGEIWLDGQLLNRIPPHKRNIGMVFQNYALFPHLTVAQNLEYPLKVRKMPPAERDAKVKRALDMVGMEKLSKRMPSQLSGGQQQRVALARALVFNPGLVLMDEPLGALDKQLREHMQLELKALHEELGLTFVYVTHDQSEALTMSDRVAVFDQGVIQQLDTVDRLYESPTNLFVANFIGDNNRMSGTVVARNGDRCQLRLADGTTVNALNVASVDVGNQATAVIRPERLSVESKFTTHEGNVIDTETLDAIYFGDHVRLRCRGPGQAECFVKVPLEHDWRSHVRQGNRIALSFREDHLKILS, from the coding sequence ATGCACGATCCGACCCAGGCTCTCGTGAGCTTTCGTCACGTCAAAAAAACCTACGACGGCGAGACGCTGGTCGTCAAGGATCTCAATCTTGAAATCCAAAAGGGCGAATTCCTGACTTTACTCGGCCCATCCGGCTCAGGAAAGACGACCTGTCTGATGATGCTCGCAGGATTCGAGTATCCAACCGATGGCGAGATCTGGCTCGATGGTCAATTGCTGAATCGGATCCCGCCGCATAAACGCAATATCGGGATGGTGTTCCAGAACTACGCGCTCTTTCCGCATCTAACTGTCGCGCAAAATCTGGAATACCCGCTCAAGGTTCGGAAAATGCCGCCCGCTGAACGAGACGCAAAGGTCAAGCGAGCGCTCGACATGGTCGGCATGGAGAAGCTGAGCAAACGGATGCCCAGCCAGCTGTCCGGCGGTCAGCAGCAGCGCGTTGCGCTGGCACGAGCACTCGTATTCAACCCTGGGCTCGTGCTGATGGACGAACCGCTCGGTGCGCTCGACAAACAATTGCGCGAACACATGCAGCTCGAACTGAAGGCGCTTCACGAGGAGCTCGGGCTGACTTTCGTCTACGTCACGCACGACCAGAGCGAAGCACTCACGATGTCCGATCGTGTTGCCGTGTTCGACCAGGGCGTGATTCAGCAGCTCGATACCGTGGATCGCTTGTACGAATCACCGACGAATCTCTTCGTCGCGAATTTCATCGGCGATAACAATCGGATGAGCGGCACGGTCGTAGCAAGGAACGGTGACCGTTGCCAGCTTCGGCTCGCAGATGGAACGACGGTGAACGCACTGAATGTGGCTTCCGTTGACGTCGGCAACCAGGCGACGGCGGTTATTCGACCGGAACGGCTCTCCGTCGAATCGAAGTTTACGACCCACGAGGGCAATGTCATCGACACCGAAACGCTCGACGCAATTTATTTCGGCGACCACGTCCGACTGCGTTGCCGTGGCCCGGGGCAAGCCGAGTGTTTCGTCAAGGTTCCCCTCGAACACGATTGGCGGTCGCATGTTCGTCAGGGAAACAGGATTGCGCTGTCGTTCCGTGAGGACCACCTGAAGATCTTGAGCTGA
- a CDS encoding CoA transferase, which translates to MGKSNQLPFSGVKVIDFGQYIAGPAVAMILADLGATVIHVDPPAGPLWDSPANAVLNRGKHCLRLDLKTDKGLEEAKDLIRRADVVIENFRPGVMARLGLDFAKLREARPQLITLSMPGFASNDQLRREWRAFEPIIASASGVFTDMGQNRVLMGINPSFSPLPLASAYGTMLAVSAVALALQARQRTGVGDEIEVPLASAVMEGLSYNSIHIENYPERYKTLREKEIERRRSNNLPMDLSYEALQEYLDPFYRTYECADGRKFYAVCPSHRSHARRCLQAMGLYEEMLEAGLPRIDDPYLPISEWEGNASLGVYPLPEQWAKRISARMKEVFRTKTAAEWEKIFGEGGFPGAAHRTTREWLHDDHANTAGLVVNVDDLEYGVMKQPGPVAWLEDCAESMLSPASRHPVTFRDALAILDEQERTELPAPSGTPTQGWLDGVRVLDLTNVIAGPHSASFLGRFGADVIKLDPVVPNYDPWNTVVFGMSSARGKRSVLVDLNHPDGREVFARLARSVDVIVMNAPDRQLEPLGLDEATLRSINPGVIFCQLDCFGGPRRGPRTDYLGYDDLIQACTGIMVRFGGGMETPEEHAHVGTIDVMCGFAAALGVAAALYRKAKTGEVGRARTSLSALGNLVQIPFSYDYANRPPFDEPSGREAIGYGAMSRFFRAADDWIYVHTSENELDELDRVEGLAGIAAAKDPAAFLASALGTASAASWQTRLQAANIAAAVPDNIVNLRRHNSRPCDDRPGIDNGSYSFSVYANHPSGRCVTQLDPFAIRPRHARIRALAPAEKFGASTYAVLREFGYSDAEIEILIARHAVGDSWSEEYLPS; encoded by the coding sequence ATGGGAAAGAGCAATCAATTGCCGTTCAGCGGTGTGAAAGTCATCGATTTCGGCCAGTACATTGCGGGGCCAGCGGTCGCGATGATCCTCGCGGATCTGGGTGCGACCGTCATTCACGTCGATCCTCCAGCCGGGCCGCTTTGGGATAGCCCGGCCAATGCGGTGCTCAACCGCGGCAAGCATTGCCTGCGGCTCGACCTGAAGACCGACAAAGGCCTGGAAGAAGCCAAAGATCTGATTCGGCGCGCGGACGTTGTCATCGAGAACTTTCGGCCGGGCGTGATGGCGCGGCTGGGTCTTGATTTCGCGAAGTTGCGTGAAGCACGCCCGCAACTGATCACGCTCTCGATGCCAGGCTTTGCCAGCAACGACCAGTTACGTCGCGAATGGCGCGCGTTCGAGCCGATCATCGCGTCCGCTTCGGGCGTATTTACGGACATGGGGCAGAACCGCGTGCTGATGGGCATCAATCCGAGTTTCTCGCCTTTGCCGCTCGCGTCCGCCTACGGCACCATGCTGGCCGTCTCGGCTGTCGCGCTTGCGTTGCAGGCGCGGCAGCGCACAGGCGTGGGAGATGAAATCGAGGTCCCTCTGGCATCGGCTGTGATGGAGGGGCTCTCCTACAACTCGATCCATATCGAGAACTACCCCGAGCGATACAAGACCCTGCGCGAAAAGGAAATCGAGCGGCGGCGCTCCAACAATCTACCGATGGATCTGTCGTACGAAGCGCTGCAGGAATATCTGGATCCGTTCTACCGGACCTATGAGTGTGCTGACGGCCGCAAGTTTTATGCAGTGTGCCCGTCACATCGCTCGCATGCACGCCGCTGCCTGCAGGCGATGGGGCTGTACGAGGAAATGCTGGAAGCCGGCTTGCCGCGGATCGACGATCCGTACCTGCCGATTTCCGAATGGGAAGGGAACGCGTCGCTAGGGGTCTATCCGTTACCCGAGCAGTGGGCGAAGCGGATTTCCGCGCGTATGAAGGAAGTTTTTCGTACGAAAACAGCAGCCGAGTGGGAAAAGATTTTCGGCGAAGGAGGTTTCCCTGGAGCGGCACACCGGACCACGCGGGAGTGGCTGCATGACGACCACGCGAATACTGCCGGCCTGGTCGTGAATGTCGACGATCTCGAATATGGTGTGATGAAGCAGCCTGGGCCGGTCGCATGGCTTGAAGACTGTGCCGAATCCATGCTCTCGCCGGCGTCCCGCCATCCGGTGACCTTCCGGGATGCGTTAGCCATTCTGGATGAGCAGGAGCGTACTGAGCTGCCTGCTCCGTCGGGAACGCCCACACAGGGGTGGCTCGACGGGGTGCGTGTGCTCGACCTGACGAACGTGATCGCCGGGCCCCACTCGGCGTCGTTTCTCGGCCGGTTTGGTGCCGATGTCATCAAACTCGACCCCGTCGTGCCGAATTATGATCCGTGGAATACGGTGGTCTTCGGGATGTCGTCGGCGCGAGGGAAGCGGAGCGTGCTCGTCGATCTGAACCATCCGGATGGACGCGAGGTGTTCGCTCGACTCGCGCGGTCTGTCGATGTGATCGTCATGAATGCCCCGGATCGTCAGCTTGAACCGCTGGGGCTGGACGAGGCGACCCTCCGTTCCATCAATCCCGGCGTGATCTTCTGCCAGCTCGACTGCTTCGGCGGTCCTCGACGCGGGCCGCGGACCGACTACCTTGGCTACGACGATCTGATCCAGGCGTGCACCGGAATCATGGTGCGATTCGGTGGCGGCATGGAGACGCCGGAGGAGCATGCGCATGTCGGAACGATCGACGTCATGTGTGGATTCGCGGCTGCACTGGGTGTGGCTGCCGCGCTTTACCGCAAGGCGAAAACAGGCGAGGTCGGCCGCGCGAGAACTTCCTTGTCGGCGCTTGGCAATCTGGTGCAGATCCCGTTCTCGTATGACTATGCGAATCGCCCGCCATTCGACGAGCCGTCCGGCCGCGAGGCGATCGGCTATGGCGCGATGTCCCGATTCTTCCGGGCCGCGGACGACTGGATCTATGTGCACACCAGCGAGAATGAGCTGGACGAACTGGATCGAGTAGAAGGTCTGGCCGGAATTGCGGCAGCCAAGGACCCGGCTGCATTCCTCGCGTCTGCGCTTGGCACCGCGTCCGCCGCGTCTTGGCAGACCCGGTTGCAGGCCGCCAATATCGCGGCGGCGGTGCCTGACAACATCGTCAACCTCCGCCGGCACAATAGTCGGCCCTGCGACGATCGCCCAGGTATCGACAACGGCAGCTATTCGTTCAGCGTCTATGCGAACCATCCTAGCGGTCGATGCGTCACGCAGCTCGATCCTTTCGCGATTCGTCCGCGCCATGCCCGGATTCGCGCCTTGGCACCGGCCGAAAAATTCGGCGCATCGACCTACGCCGTCCTGCGCGAGTTCGGATACAGCGATGCCGAGATCGAGATACTGATTGCCCGACATGCGGTCGGCGATAGCTGGTCCGAAGAGTATTTGCCCAGCTAG
- the gcvA gene encoding transcriptional regulator GcvA, whose product MKRLPPLNWLRAFESSARHLSFTHAATELNLTQAAISQQVKGLESQLGTALFKRLPRGIELTEAGLAYLPVVHEAIERLAAATDEIFGQGHLKVLTVRVSLVFFTHWLAWRIPDFRKRYPNVNLRITSNIWGGDSSVTDVEADLEIRYGHGKWTGLRAERLTWDTLLPVCAPGLLSPKAPLSVPKDLAHYELLHVLGYEEGWGYWLKKAGASKVDSSKGMQFDTLISALKAAELGQGVALARSSLVEHMLISGQLIAPLKPRLPTSEAFYLVYSPHSIVNPHAAAFVEWLSAQVQGAHAKF is encoded by the coding sequence ATGAAACGACTTCCACCGCTCAATTGGCTACGTGCATTCGAATCGTCAGCCCGGCACCTGAGTTTCACGCACGCGGCGACCGAGTTGAATCTGACTCAGGCCGCAATCAGCCAGCAGGTGAAAGGACTTGAATCCCAGCTCGGTACGGCGTTATTCAAGCGCCTGCCGCGCGGCATCGAGTTGACCGAGGCCGGACTCGCCTACCTGCCAGTCGTGCATGAAGCGATAGAGCGGCTTGCTGCCGCCACCGACGAGATTTTTGGGCAAGGGCATCTGAAGGTGCTGACAGTGCGAGTGAGTCTGGTGTTTTTCACGCATTGGCTCGCATGGCGTATACCGGACTTTCGCAAGCGGTATCCGAACGTCAATCTACGCATTACGAGCAATATCTGGGGAGGCGATAGCAGCGTCACTGATGTCGAAGCCGATCTGGAGATCCGCTACGGGCACGGAAAATGGACGGGGCTGCGTGCTGAGCGACTGACCTGGGACACGCTGCTGCCGGTCTGTGCTCCCGGGTTGCTGTCTCCCAAAGCGCCTCTTTCGGTGCCGAAGGACCTAGCGCATTACGAGCTGCTCCATGTGCTCGGCTACGAGGAAGGCTGGGGATACTGGCTCAAAAAGGCGGGTGCATCGAAGGTCGATTCGTCGAAGGGGATGCAATTCGACACGCTGATTTCGGCCCTGAAGGCGGCTGAACTCGGTCAGGGCGTTGCGCTTGCAAGGTCGTCCCTCGTCGAGCACATGTTGATTTCCGGCCAGTTGATTGCGCCACTGAAACCACGCCTTCCAACCAGTGAGGCGTTCTACCTCGTCTATTCCCCGCACAGTATCGTCAATCCTCATGCGGCTGCGTTCGTCGAATGGCTCAGCGCACAGGTTCAGGGGGCCCACGCGAAATTCTGA